The following nucleotide sequence is from Triticum dicoccoides isolate Atlit2015 ecotype Zavitan chromosome 7B, WEW_v2.0, whole genome shotgun sequence.
aagcttggtgatacggatatgtagatctcctaccattataaccgactttgtgtaaccctagcctcctccggtgtctatataaaccggagggctttagtccgtaggacacaacatacattacaacaaacataccataggctagctttagggtttagcctccttgatctcgtggtagatccactcttgtactacccatatcatcaatattaatcaagcaggacgtagggttttacctccatcgagagggcccgaacctgggtaaaacatcgtgtcccttgtctcctgttaccatccgcctagacgcacagttcgggaccccctacccgagatccgctggtattgacaccgacatgtggctcgggcatttcatcgaacacctcatgtgcatgggaggtgagctagagcaccacaaagctctcccacggCCTGCCAAAAAAatagagcactccactgctctgctcgcgggcaagggggtatatataggcatatctTTGGTCCTGGTTTgtggctagaaccgggactaaaggaccccatttggtcccggttccagccaccaaccgagactaatggTTTGGTCCAGGAGCGAgggctattggtcccggttcgtgtctggaaccaggaccaatggcccccgaggcccggccggccccctggtctCACGAACTGGGActgatgcccccattggtcccgattcgtgagtGAACCGGGTATAATGCCCTTAcctggcctggaccaaagccctattttctactagcgaTATAACCAAACGTGTAGTCCTCAAGTTACAGTCATTCCCTTTGATACCCCGATTGTTGTCAATTCGAGGTCTCCGATTCAGAACAATACCAAGTGCATACAACTTGTAAATGTGATTCAAACACATAAATATtcatgaaaacacataaaattcagaTATGAAATCACAACCATAGtgtcaagaattaagcatagcaaagtcacaacaacatcaatctcaaaacttgTATGATACCAGGCATCAAACACTAAGAATTCTGGCAATTACTacataggggatattattcaattcCCATCCACTCCATGTGCATCGTCGTGTTACCACTACAACATTCCCCATGTTTCAGAAACATTGATGATGTTGCAAAATCCTAAGACTTGCAGGTACGTGGGATTGGTTCGACACGTGGTTGCCTCTCGACGCGGTGGACGCGAGGCGTAAAATCGGTCGGATGTTTCTAATCATTTCCcttatttattttgaaatttgcAAAAGTATTTTTTGAGGATTTTCTCTAGGACTTTTTTCGCACAAAAAAACTACACCATGGAATATTCAGCTAAAAACAACATCTGACATGTTAGATttattcaaattatgcaagttagaggaAAAAATATGGCGAAAGTGTTCAGAAAAGTATATATGTTTGAGTCGTACCCCCCTCCACCCCTACACCAGCATCACCAATCAAAAAGTGTAAAGAGACAATATTTCAAGTTCTCTAAAAATGTTTGAGTCACTATGAAACCCACATTAGGAAAAGGTATGCACTTTCGATGTGAGGTTGGAATTGGCTTCACATACACATACCGTTTGCACCCACAATACCTCTCCAAAGCCTTGTTTCTGGAACCTTTGGGGCAACCCAAAGCCTCCGAAGCCCAAACCCTCCTGGTTGCCTCCGGCTAGCTGTCGGACTTACCAGAAAAGTTGTGCAACACCTCCAACCAACCTCTTGGCTTGCCGGAAAGTATGCAAATTTGGTTGCACACCTTCTGTTAGCCCCAGAGCCTGTCTCAAACctttggacacacaaaaatagagCATAACGATTGGATTTTGTGGGCCACTATACAAGCACACCTTGTTCCCCATAAGGAAGGAGACGACTCCGTTTTTCTCTCCATTTCTACAAAGCTCAAACCCTGAACATTTCCCTCCATTTCCAACCAATCTTGCCCAGACTTTAGGGAGAGATAGAGGAGATCCTGATATACACTTTCACGAGAGAAAAGCCTAATCCCCTTTAATCCAACGTGGATTTCATTACTCTTGGAGTTATTATGGACTGTTAGATGGTTAGAGTCCTTTCAAAAGCTTCCTTGTTGCTGTGTGCTCCTTAGAAGTTTATGAAGGTTCAGTGGTGACCTTAATACCAACTACTTGTGGACTAAGGCCCTTCCTTTAGTGGTATGCTCAAGTAGAATAGGGCAAGCCTTCGATGGCGTTCAAGTTGCTTTGGCACTCACATCTCTCCAACGAAGGTTATCACTCCCACAAGAGTGTAAACTTCGGGATACATCCCCGTCTCCAACTAGTGGTTAATCTATCTCCTGCTCCTTTACTTTGTCGTTGTTGCTTGCTAGCTACCTTTTTTGTTCTTACTTCTAGGTCATTGTTTAGATtgtgtttttttagttttagtgTTTGCTACTCTTTGCAATATACACGATAGTTGATGAGACGTCCAATACAACGCGCCATCTGAACTATATCCACATTTTCATATTGCACATCTTAAATTGTTGCGCGCTCTTCGATTGCATGCAGGTATTGATCTTTGTGATTAGATTGATTGGGTTTCCAACACTGTCAATAACCATattagagttggtttagcgatttctaaggcgcacCATCGCCATATGGAGTAGTTGGGTCGCCAAAGTTTCCTCCAAAAGAATTGATACTATCTCATCGAAAGATAGGTATACATTTCTACCCATACACTCCCTTGCATCTCACTAGCAACATCAGGAAAAATACTGTAAGGCCGAAAAATGTCAAAATCCAAGAAGCTTTCTGCACACATTCAAGATAAGAACCGTCCTCTTCTTCCACTTACCGAGCTCCTTGTCACTCGAGATGCGAGGAGTGTCCTACCAAAGAGCAGCAACGTTGACGACCAACTTGACACAATGCATGAACCTTGACGCCACACTTGCAATAGAGGTGGAGAAGATCAGAATGACTCGATATGCAAGCCACAAGAGGAAGGGAGCATGGGTGGAAGGGTGGGTGACTGCCAATGCCGGTCTGAATCAGACGACAATGTTCTTTTGCAGATAGAAGTGATCATTCAAATCATAGATAAGGTCAATGGGGCGGCGACACCGCCCCTCCCTCCTGCTCCATTGTTTTCTCTCGTCATTGTTCTCGTCGTCGACCATAGCTCGATGGTGCATGAGGAGATTGGCTAGCGGGGGCGACCTTGCGGTGTTGGCGAGCAAGTCTACAAGAGCTTGGCTTTGCAACGACTAGAAACCCTATAGCAGGGGCACTTGGGACTCCGTAGGAAGATTTAACAGAGGGAGATTTTGGGTCTTCAGTTTGACTAATAAAATGTGTGTAATATATGCTAATAAGTATATGTTTATAAACTTAATTCAACCAAGGATACAATTTTAGTGGCATGTAACCTATGTCTCACTAGTCAAATCGATGACTAAAAATCTGTGCCGGCATTACAAACCTTGATAGAGGTTTTCGGGTTGGTATACATTGCTAGGTTTTTTTctaggagggggaggggtggtGTCCGTGCAACGACAAAGCGGTTGCGGTTGTTTTTTCCACCAATCAAGATTTTTCAATCGTGGTACCCAACCATCAAGAATCAAAACCCATGTTTGACGTTTGATTTTCATTAATGCAGATTATTTTTTAAGTGGAAGCGACATTTTCATTGATAACAAGACGCCCATGATGATTTTGTCGATCTTGAAGTTTTGCCACGggaatgtttttttttcttttcttggtgggggaaatgattttttcttAAATCGTAAAGAAAAACTCAACCATTCTGAGCAGTGGACCATGTCTGAGATCCAGCTACGGCCAGAACGCTTTGAGCGGGGAGCGGGCCGAGGAcgcgacatatccaccaccaccaccaacaccaccaccattTAGGGTTAGAGGATTTGCGCTCTCCAGACACATCGCCCCCCAAGTCGGTCGAATCGAAGCGATGGCGTCTCGTCTGCttgcggcggcctcctcctcctcctcgtcttcctccccCCTCGCTCGCCTCATCTCCAGCCGCCGTATGGCCGGCGCCGCAGGTATGCTTGGATCTGAGAATGTGCGCCTTCTCCTCCCCTTCCCAGATCCGAGAATCCCACACACAGATCGTTCGGATCCGCCGGTCGTGCGTCGGGCGTCGCCGGTTGTTGACCCCGATTCGGTTATGCAATTGGTTGTCCATGAGGGGGATGTAGGCAGCCTAGGGGGAGCGTGCTGTCCGCCAGAAATCAGGGCCCCTTTCCCTCTGTAGTTTTGGTGCGGCGCGTCCTTGTGCTTTATGTCTCCTACTTTTTTTGATCGATCGATTCGTCTTGTGTGCTTGAACAGATCACCACGGATCGACAAAGGTGAACATGTGGCAGGAGCCCTTGAACCCCGGCAACTGGAAGGAAGAGCACGTGAGTTTCTCCCCACCCACACTGCAGTAAAGAGCATCGATTTCTATTTGTTCCTTTTAGGAGAGCTTTCTACTTGCCTGTGGCATACAACAAGTGTAGGGAGGCTTTTTATTAGTATTGTATTACTAGTTATTTTCTTGAAATAGATCAAGTAGCAAGACTGTTAATGTTAAATTAGGGTTGCTTGTATTTTTGCTTTCATTCAGAGATCATTCCGCACCTTCTTTTGATCTCATTTGATGTGTGCTGTACAATTActactacttactactccctccgtcccataatataagacgtcttacattatgggacagagggagtacttactaAGCCTtttgtcccaaacaagttggggtaggctagatatgaaaccctttcacgaggacttcccaggaggtcacccatcctagtattaCTTTtgcccaaatgggtttcatacccaaaggactggctagtttttacacaacccttagatatgaaaccctttcacgaggacttcccaggaggtcacccatcctagtactactctcgctcaaatgggtctcatacccatggggctggctagtttttacgttggctcgccaagcctatcacaaccctcctcctttatccgggcttgggaccggctatgcctcGAAGACATAGGCGGAGTTGATGTGTGTTGTACAATAAGACCGTAAAATCGAACTCCATTGTCACAACCGTGCAGTGCGGCCAATGTTTTTTTTTCTTACCTAGTTCAGGAGTAAAGGGGAAGGTTTGTTTCATCTATGGTCTTAACGTACCATAGATATAATAGTCAGATTAATCTTTTTGTACTGTAAGGTGGATACTTCATGCACGTCTTATTCTTGAATATTTTTCCAAGTGGATATAGAGGTACATGTATCAGTGTTCTGAGGAACCACTAGAGGCAAAGTTGTCATGAAAATTGATGAGTTGATTAAGAGGAACAAACAGTCAAGATCTGCTTTACAGAAATTGCAGTAATTGGTTTAGGGTTCCAAGAGGTTTTAGGTTAGGTTGGCAAAATGCAGGTTAATTAAAATTGTGTCTCTTTTCTGTGGTCGCTCAACAATATGTTTTTGCTTTCAGCTTTCATGGCTCATCCACTGGGATCAAGTCTTACAAGTTGTTAGTGTTTCGTTACAGGAAAACACCATGCAAGTGCTATTTAAAAAATGCAAGAATGACTCATTCATATGGGCTATGTAATAACATTTTGAAGATTCACGTGTCCACTTGATATATCTTTCTTAGCTACAATGTTGTTCATCTGGTACTGTAGAGTACCTTACTGGCGTCCTTGAGCTTGTGGGTCAACTAATCACAAAGTTAATTTCAAAAGGTCTTTATACTACTATCATGCTATAACTGTGCAGCAAGTCCAAATGTAATTATTTTAATTTAATCTCCCTCTTGTTAGTAATTACAGAACTAATACAGTTTAGGCCTCCTAGTTACTCTTTGACCAGACGCTACCCATCCTTTGTTATCATTCATCTTTGTTGAAAAGATCATATTGTAAATTTAACTTTGTCTGGCCACTTTAATAGATTGCTCATTTTCCTGTTCCCTTTTCTCATCAATGTACCTTTTGAGGAGGAATATTTCTGCAGCCCCTATCATGTGCGATGCAGTCAAATTGGTGTTCTTACTTACACTGTCTGCTTTGCATTATGTTCGTGTGGCATGCTATCTGCCTTCTAAGCGTCTGTCCATATGGATATAAATAAATGACTTTCAGTTAAACTATTCTGATGGTTTTTTAACGTATACTTTTTCATAGCTTATTTTGGGTTGTATTCTTGTTTTTTGTTATTTATTATGTTGTCATACCTTCTGCAGTTTGTGCTAACCAGCTTAGCGATGTGGGGCGCTATTATATATGGTGGATTGAAGGCGTTTGGTGGGAAAAAAGAAGTGAAAACTGAGGTATTGACTTGTCTGTACGAAACATTGACAGTGTTATTGTACATAGTTCATCGTGCAAGAATTTTTTGGTAGTTACCAATACATGACCATGCGGCATTTTACATTGTTAAGTGCTAAATAATAAATTCATATGTATCATAATTCGTTAACGCAGTTAGCAGATGTTGTTGAGCTAACTGCGGTGATGTTGTCATTTGATGTTATTTTATTTTGTCACTTACCTTCTGATGGCATTCTTTACTCTAGGGATTTCTTGCAAGAGTCTAATTAGTTAAATAGGTAGCAATCATTGTTTATAAGGCGTGGCGACGTTTAGGTGTCAAGGCGGTTGGTGCTCACCTTACCGCCTTAGAAACAAGCAATCCTTTACCGTTGATGCATCTGTTAACAAAGAATTTTTCTTTACTAGCAAAATACTTGGATACTGTATGTCCCTTCTCCCTTGGGATGGATGGTCCCGAGTCGTACAGTCAAGTCAAGTCCTCATGCCTCCATCTCAGCGATTAGTCGCTAAGTCGCCATGTTTTCCAGTACCAGCTTGGTGATTAGCCGGCAACTCAAGAACAAAGGTTGCAATGATATTACACAATCATGCACCCATTAGAGATGGATGGTCAAGCTGCATTGATTCTAAGCAATCGTGCACCTATATAACTTTGTTCGGCATGTGCCTATTTGACTTTTTCAGGCTATAGGAACTGTACCATTAATCATATGAGATTCAAATGATACTTCTTGGAGACACGAAGTGTTGCTGATTTCTCAAATAAAAATGCATAATTTCTATACATTTATATATCATCAAATTCTTATTCATTGGTTTACGAATTAAGTTTGGCCCTTGCAAATTCTGCATTAGTTGAGTTAATAATTGCACTTTCTCTCCCCTAATGCACAATCAGATCATTTCAGTAACTCCTCATATTTGCCTTTAGTCATTCTATTGCATTAACATGATGTTGTTAGATACACGCGTGAAACAATATGTTTCATTTGTTTACGTGGGTTTGCGTCATGTTATTTGGCATGTTGATTTCTATTTTTTCATCGGTTATTGTACTCTCTCctatccatattaattgtcaccgatttagtacaaagttgtgctAATTCAACGACAATtagtatggatcggagggagtactttatataTGTATATGATTTTTACTGTTGGAATTTGATTGAGTATATTTTGTGCGATGTTACAAAATAAATGCATTGCACGTACCCGATTGGTACAGTTTGGTACTCTTTGGATACAATTGCACTATGTCTGCCCTTGTTCCTTGTTGGTTTGTATCTTTTGTTTCCAGTTAATTATATCTAAACTTGCTAGGTTTTCTTA
It contains:
- the LOC119337802 gene encoding uncharacterized protein LOC119337802, which encodes MASRLLAAASSSSSSSSPLARLISSRRMAGAADHHGSTKVNMWQEPLNPGNWKEEHFVLTSLAMWGAIIYGGLKAFGGKKEVKTEAGSAPAAAPAH